One segment of Carya illinoinensis cultivar Pawnee chromosome 13, C.illinoinensisPawnee_v1, whole genome shotgun sequence DNA contains the following:
- the LOC122292391 gene encoding DNA repair protein RAD51 homolog 4 isoform X2 has protein sequence MAPLKYLEQEYPILDSNFRNFCATHGIFSEEDLLLHDLHVLVAFAEQQSTSERLKQGITQVLSIIDGQHQPWLNGMELLEDAQLNKHVLSTGCEGIDLLLQGGLRMGQLTELVGASSSGKTQVCLLATSNVAKKHMDGVVYLDTGNSFSPQRVIDFIRQNPDPAIDQAKHRILQKVMNRILCHSVFDIFTMFDVLHQLEVNLRSQKGDCQVRLLIVDSISSLVTPILGGGGSQGHALMTSAGFLLKKLAHEHNLVVLVTNHTVGGEGGISKPALGESWKSIPHVRLRLSHDQGSSIYNVSVLKHPSMASGKAARFTIYD, from the exons ATGGCACCATTGAAATATCTGGAGCAAGAGTATCCCATATTAGACTCCAACTTCCGGAACTTCTGTGCTACTCACGGCATTTTCTCAG AGGAGGATTTACTCTTGCATGACCTCCATGTATTGGTTGCTTTTGCAGAGCAACAATCGACATCTGAGAGATTAAAGCAG GGCATTACCCAAGTCCTCTCTATCATTGATGGTCAGCATCAGCCGTGGTTGAATGGTATGGAGCTGTTGGAAGATGCTCAACTGAATAAACATGTGTTATCCACTGGTTGTGAGGG GATTGATCTTTTACTTCAAGGTGGATTACGCATGGGACAGTTAACTGAACTTGTTGGGGCTTCATCGTCTGGTAAAACACAG GTTTGCCTTCTAGCCACCTCTAATGTTGCAAAAAAGCATATGGACGGTGTTGTATACTTAGATACGGGCAACTCCTTTTCGCCACAACGTGTTATAGACTTTATTCGTCAGAATCCTGACCCTGCCATTGATCAG GCTAAACACAGAATTCTGCAGAAGGTAATGAATAGAATATTATGCCACTCAGTATTTGACATCTTTACAATGTTTGATGTGCTACATCAGCTAGAAGTCAATCTGAGATCTCAG AAAGGAGATTGTCAGGTGCGGCTGCTTATAGTTGATTCGATATCATCACTGGTTACACCAATCCTTGGAGGAGGTGGTTCTCAGG GACATGCATTAATGACTTCTGCTGGATTTCTGCTGAAGAAATTAGCACATGAGCATAATCTTGTCGTATTG GTGACAAATCACACTGTGGGTGGAGAGGGAGGTATCTCTAAACCAGCTCTTGGAGAGAGTTGGAAGAGCATCCCACATGTTAGGCTTCGGCTTTCCCATGACCAAGGAAGCAGCATCTACAATGTTTCTGTACTTAAACACCCATCCATG GCTTCTGGTAAGGCTGCAAGGTTTACGATTTATGACTAG
- the LOC122292391 gene encoding DNA repair protein RAD51 homolog 4 isoform X3 codes for MAPLKYLEQEYPILDSNFRNFCATHGIFSEQQSTSERLKQGITQVLSIIDGQHQPWLNGMELLEDAQLNKHVLSTGCEGIDLLLQGGLRMGQLTELVGASSSGKTQVCLLATSNVAKKHMDGVVYLDTGNSFSPQRVIDFIRQNPDPAIDQAKHRILQKVMNRILCHSVFDIFTMFDVLHQLEVNLRSQMQKGDCQVRLLIVDSISSLVTPILGGGGSQGHALMTSAGFLLKKLAHEHNLVVLVTNHTVGGEGGISKPALGESWKSIPHVRLRLSHDQGSSIYNVSVLKHPSMASGKAARFTIYD; via the exons ATGGCACCATTGAAATATCTGGAGCAAGAGTATCCCATATTAGACTCCAACTTCCGGAACTTCTGTGCTACTCACGGCATTTTCTCAG AGCAACAATCGACATCTGAGAGATTAAAGCAG GGCATTACCCAAGTCCTCTCTATCATTGATGGTCAGCATCAGCCGTGGTTGAATGGTATGGAGCTGTTGGAAGATGCTCAACTGAATAAACATGTGTTATCCACTGGTTGTGAGGG GATTGATCTTTTACTTCAAGGTGGATTACGCATGGGACAGTTAACTGAACTTGTTGGGGCTTCATCGTCTGGTAAAACACAG GTTTGCCTTCTAGCCACCTCTAATGTTGCAAAAAAGCATATGGACGGTGTTGTATACTTAGATACGGGCAACTCCTTTTCGCCACAACGTGTTATAGACTTTATTCGTCAGAATCCTGACCCTGCCATTGATCAG GCTAAACACAGAATTCTGCAGAAGGTAATGAATAGAATATTATGCCACTCAGTATTTGACATCTTTACAATGTTTGATGTGCTACATCAGCTAGAAGTCAATCTGAGATCTCAG ATGCAGAAAGGAGATTGTCAGGTGCGGCTGCTTATAGTTGATTCGATATCATCACTGGTTACACCAATCCTTGGAGGAGGTGGTTCTCAGG GACATGCATTAATGACTTCTGCTGGATTTCTGCTGAAGAAATTAGCACATGAGCATAATCTTGTCGTATTG GTGACAAATCACACTGTGGGTGGAGAGGGAGGTATCTCTAAACCAGCTCTTGGAGAGAGTTGGAAGAGCATCCCACATGTTAGGCTTCGGCTTTCCCATGACCAAGGAAGCAGCATCTACAATGTTTCTGTACTTAAACACCCATCCATG GCTTCTGGTAAGGCTGCAAGGTTTACGATTTATGACTAG
- the LOC122292391 gene encoding DNA repair protein RAD51 homolog 4 isoform X1 gives MAPLKYLEQEYPILDSNFRNFCATHGIFSEEDLLLHDLHVLVAFAEQQSTSERLKQGITQVLSIIDGQHQPWLNGMELLEDAQLNKHVLSTGCEGIDLLLQGGLRMGQLTELVGASSSGKTQVCLLATSNVAKKHMDGVVYLDTGNSFSPQRVIDFIRQNPDPAIDQAKHRILQKVMNRILCHSVFDIFTMFDVLHQLEVNLRSQMQKGDCQVRLLIVDSISSLVTPILGGGGSQGHALMTSAGFLLKKLAHEHNLVVLVTNHTVGGEGGISKPALGESWKSIPHVRLRLSHDQGSSIYNVSVLKHPSMASGKAARFTIYD, from the exons ATGGCACCATTGAAATATCTGGAGCAAGAGTATCCCATATTAGACTCCAACTTCCGGAACTTCTGTGCTACTCACGGCATTTTCTCAG AGGAGGATTTACTCTTGCATGACCTCCATGTATTGGTTGCTTTTGCAGAGCAACAATCGACATCTGAGAGATTAAAGCAG GGCATTACCCAAGTCCTCTCTATCATTGATGGTCAGCATCAGCCGTGGTTGAATGGTATGGAGCTGTTGGAAGATGCTCAACTGAATAAACATGTGTTATCCACTGGTTGTGAGGG GATTGATCTTTTACTTCAAGGTGGATTACGCATGGGACAGTTAACTGAACTTGTTGGGGCTTCATCGTCTGGTAAAACACAG GTTTGCCTTCTAGCCACCTCTAATGTTGCAAAAAAGCATATGGACGGTGTTGTATACTTAGATACGGGCAACTCCTTTTCGCCACAACGTGTTATAGACTTTATTCGTCAGAATCCTGACCCTGCCATTGATCAG GCTAAACACAGAATTCTGCAGAAGGTAATGAATAGAATATTATGCCACTCAGTATTTGACATCTTTACAATGTTTGATGTGCTACATCAGCTAGAAGTCAATCTGAGATCTCAG ATGCAGAAAGGAGATTGTCAGGTGCGGCTGCTTATAGTTGATTCGATATCATCACTGGTTACACCAATCCTTGGAGGAGGTGGTTCTCAGG GACATGCATTAATGACTTCTGCTGGATTTCTGCTGAAGAAATTAGCACATGAGCATAATCTTGTCGTATTG GTGACAAATCACACTGTGGGTGGAGAGGGAGGTATCTCTAAACCAGCTCTTGGAGAGAGTTGGAAGAGCATCCCACATGTTAGGCTTCGGCTTTCCCATGACCAAGGAAGCAGCATCTACAATGTTTCTGTACTTAAACACCCATCCATG GCTTCTGGTAAGGCTGCAAGGTTTACGATTTATGACTAG
- the LOC122292394 gene encoding protein SODIUM POTASSIUM ROOT DEFECTIVE 2-like, which produces MKGMDLFCSSPASTAICSSMEHRYSMVRHGPARPDVDRRHNPHLHGRRKTQFHSHVPCTSISQLPINPKPYYEKHRRSSAKQSDLHRKGSTDINDLNRDPGRSSRYLLSDTPLIDWLSESEPISALVPVETAKPRGLSSNDSPALKSSSSSRSPEQVVVLRVSLHCKGCEGKVRKHISKMEGVRSYSIDLETKKVTVIGDVTPLGVLASVSKVKNAQLWPSPTSSSTSPLPTASRWSA; this is translated from the exons ATGAAGGGAATGGATCTTTTCTGTTCATCTCCAGCCTCCACAGCTATATGCTCTAGCATGGAACACCGTTATTCCATGGTTCGCCATGGCCCGGCCAGACCCGACGTTGATCGGCGCCACAATCCACATCTCCATGGTCGACGAAAAACCCAATTCCATTCTCACGTCCCCTGCACTTCAATATCTCAGTTGCCCATAAATCCTAAGCCATATTATGAAAAGCATAGGAGGAGTTCCGCCAAGCAAAGTGATTTGCACAGAAAAGGCTCCACTGACATAAATGATCTTAACAGGGACCCAGGACGTTCCTCTAGATATCTCTTGAGTGACACACCCTTAATCGACTGGTTATCTGAGTCTGAACCCATCTCTGCACTGGTTCCAGTTGAAACGGCAAAGCCTAGGGGCCTGAGTTCAAATGACTCTCCTGCCTTGAAATCCTCTTCCTCATCTCGCTCCCCCGAACAG GTCGTGGTTTTGAGGGTGTCACTGCACTGTAAGGGCTGTGAAGGAAAAGTGAGAAAACATATTTCTAAAATGGAAG GAGTGAGATCCTATAGTATTGATCTGGAGACAAAGAAAGTTACTGTAATTGGGGACGTGACCCCTTTAGGTGTACTTGCCAGTGTGTCCAAGGTGAAAAACGCACAGCTTTGGCCGTCTCCTACATCATCATCCACGTCCCCATTGCCAACAGCTTCCCGATGGTCAGCATGA